The DNA region TCATTACTACCGGCGAGAAGGAAATGAGCGAGGAGGAGAAGAAGAGTATCTTAGAGGAGGTTGAAGCGAAAATAAAGAAGCTTGAGGAAGCCATACAGCAGAAGGCGGAGTAGGTGAGGCTTAACTGTCTCTTAAAAAGTGCGGGTCTTCCTCCTTTAAAGAAGGAACTTGAAGTAACCCACGTTACCGATGACTCACGAGAAGTTAAGCCCGGCTCTCTCTTCTTTGCCTTACGGGGATTTAAAACCGATGGGAACCTATTTATCCCCGAAGCCGTAAAGAGGGGAGCTGTAGCTGTAGTAACCGACAGCAGGGATTCCTTAGAAAAATATAAGAGCTTAGGCGTTCCTTTAATCTTTTCACAGGACCTCAGGAGAGACTTGGCCTTAATAGTTTCCCGTTTTTACGGAGACCCTTCATCATCCATAAAAGTAATTGGCGTTACGGGGACTAACGGAAAAACGACTACGGCCTACATTCTCTACCACCTTTTAAACCGTTTGGGGAAGAAGACCGCAATAATAGGGACGGTTGAGTACGGACTCCCCGGAAAGACTATTCCAGCAGAAAGAACAACTCCCTCTCCTACTACTTTCTTCCGCCTTCTTAAAGAGTTTAAAGAAAATGGGGCGGACTTCGTAGTCTGTGAAGTTTCCTCTCACGGTTTAAAGCTCCACAGGGTAACCGGAACAAAGTTTAAGGGAGCGGTCTTTACAAACCTTTCTCCTGAACACCTTGACTTCCACAAGAACCTTTGGGACTACTTCCTTTCAAAAGAAAAGCTCTTTTTTATGACAAGGGACGTAGGAGTTGTAAACGGCGACGATAAATTTGGAAAACTCTTGCTTGGCCTTAGAGGAATTTTCCCCTGTAAGCTTTCAAGTTTTGGAAAGAAAGGAGAGTTCAGAATTGAGAGGGTGGAAAACTTAGAGGAAGGCCTCCTTGTTATTTTAAAGCTTGGTAGAGAGACTTACCCAATAAAGACCTCTTTAAGGGGTTTCTTTAACGCCTACAACGTAGCTGCGGCCTTTTCTCTCCTTGTAGAGCTTGGCTTTTCTCCAAGGGAGCTCTTAGGCCTCTTTGACGGAATTTCAGTTCCCGGCAGGATGGAGGAGGTAGTGAAGAACGTCTTTGTTGACTACGCTCACACTCCAGACGCTTTAGAGAAAGTTTTAAGAGCTCTAAGAGAGCTTAAAAGAGGAAGGCTCATAGTTGTCTTTGGCTGTGGAGGGGACAGGGATAGAGAAAAGCGTCCACTAATGGGCAGTATAGCCGAAAAACTTGCCGACTTTATCATTTTGACTAACGACAACCCAAGAAGCGAAGACCCGGAGCAGATAGTAAATGAAATCCTCTCAGGTATAAGGGAAAGGAGTAAGGTGGAGGTCATCTTTGATAGAAGGTTGGCCATAGAGAGGGGATTAAAACTGAAAAAGGAGGAAGACATTCTCTTAATAGCCGGAAAAGGTCACGAAACCTATCAGGAAGTTGGGAGCAAAAAGTATCTTTTTGACGACA from Phorcysia thermohydrogeniphila includes:
- a CDS encoding UDP-N-acetylmuramoyl-L-alanyl-D-glutamate--2,6-diaminopimelate ligase, producing the protein MRLNCLLKSAGLPPLKKELEVTHVTDDSREVKPGSLFFALRGFKTDGNLFIPEAVKRGAVAVVTDSRDSLEKYKSLGVPLIFSQDLRRDLALIVSRFYGDPSSSIKVIGVTGTNGKTTTAYILYHLLNRLGKKTAIIGTVEYGLPGKTIPAERTTPSPTTFFRLLKEFKENGADFVVCEVSSHGLKLHRVTGTKFKGAVFTNLSPEHLDFHKNLWDYFLSKEKLFFMTRDVGVVNGDDKFGKLLLGLRGIFPCKLSSFGKKGEFRIERVENLEEGLLVILKLGRETYPIKTSLRGFFNAYNVAAAFSLLVELGFSPRELLGLFDGISVPGRMEEVVKNVFVDYAHTPDALEKVLRALRELKRGRLIVVFGCGGDRDREKRPLMGSIAEKLADFIILTNDNPRSEDPEQIVNEILSGIRERSKVEVIFDRRLAIERGLKLKKEEDILLIAGKGHETYQEVGSKKYLFDDREVVRELSRLIQ